The Aminithiophilus ramosus genome contains a region encoding:
- the glgB gene encoding 1,4-alpha-glucan branching protein GlgB translates to MELDHALWRLFQGYEEDAFARLGPHRRGDGYVVSVLWPGASAVVLVDDRGEIEGRRLYRGGIFEIVLDAERFDPRYRLRIEGPCRWEGRDPYSFWPQLGELDRHLFAEGRHRRLDEVFGAQVRDVDGCRGTLFSLWAPNARRVAVVGDFNGWDERRHPLRFHPGCGLWEIFLPGVAEGALYKFSLTEQDGSRRLRTDPLGRFFEQPPGNAAIVVGPPSYVWGDGDWMDRRRKSDAASRPLAIYEIHLGSWKRHFDGRLYSYGDLARTLVPYVREMGFTHVEFLPPAEHPFYGSWGYLTTGYFAPTSRYGDPDGFKELVDAFHRAGIGVLVDWVPAHFPKDDWGLARFDGTALYEHDDPRRGEQPQWGTKIFNYGRNEVRNFLVASALCWCRRYHVDGFRVDAVASMLYLDYSREMGQWTPNRYGGRENLEAVDFLRHFHDVLSEEFPDVFTVAEESTAWPGVSRPTSLGGLGFTFKWNMGWMHDVLTYFGLDPLYRSYRHENLTFGLLYAFSERYVLPLSHDEVVHLKGSLWRRMAGDGWRKAAQMRLLLAFMTAYPGKKLLFMGGEFGQEGEWNHDGELDWPSLQNPLHEGIRLCCRDLLSLYGEEKALWEQDHVWAGFSWIDCEDRSQSVLSWVRSDGEGHPVVFVGNFTPEIRRGYRMGLPTGGPWKERFNSDAAWYGGSSVGNLGRVEAEDRPFHGRSASAVLTLPPLGGLILTPESSE, encoded by the coding sequence ATGGAGCTCGACCACGCCCTCTGGCGTCTTTTCCAGGGCTACGAGGAGGACGCCTTCGCCCGTCTCGGGCCTCATCGGCGCGGCGACGGTTACGTCGTCTCCGTCCTCTGGCCCGGCGCAAGCGCCGTCGTCCTCGTCGACGACAGGGGGGAGATCGAAGGCCGGCGCCTCTATCGGGGCGGGATTTTCGAGATCGTCCTCGACGCGGAGCGCTTCGATCCCCGCTACCGCCTCAGGATAGAGGGCCCCTGCCGCTGGGAGGGACGGGACCCCTACAGCTTCTGGCCCCAGCTGGGAGAGCTGGACCGCCATCTTTTCGCCGAGGGGCGGCACCGTCGCCTGGACGAGGTTTTCGGGGCCCAGGTCCGCGACGTCGACGGCTGCAGGGGGACGCTTTTTTCCCTCTGGGCCCCCAACGCTCGCCGCGTCGCCGTCGTCGGCGACTTCAACGGCTGGGACGAACGGCGTCATCCTCTGCGCTTTCACCCCGGATGCGGCCTCTGGGAGATTTTCCTCCCCGGCGTCGCCGAGGGGGCGCTCTACAAGTTTTCCCTCACGGAACAGGACGGGAGCCGGAGGCTCAGGACCGATCCGCTGGGGCGCTTCTTCGAGCAGCCGCCGGGCAACGCCGCCATCGTCGTCGGCCCCCCGTCCTACGTCTGGGGCGACGGCGACTGGATGGACCGGCGCCGGAAAAGCGACGCCGCCTCCCGCCCCCTGGCGATCTACGAGATCCACCTGGGCAGCTGGAAGCGCCATTTCGACGGCCGCCTCTACAGCTACGGCGACCTGGCCCGGACCCTCGTCCCCTACGTGAGGGAGATGGGCTTCACCCACGTCGAGTTCCTCCCCCCGGCGGAACACCCCTTCTACGGCTCCTGGGGCTATCTCACGACGGGCTATTTCGCCCCCACGTCGCGCTACGGCGACCCCGACGGGTTCAAGGAGCTCGTCGACGCCTTCCATCGGGCCGGGATCGGCGTCCTCGTCGATTGGGTCCCGGCTCACTTTCCCAAGGACGACTGGGGACTGGCCCGTTTCGACGGGACGGCCCTCTACGAGCACGACGATCCCCGCCGGGGGGAACAGCCCCAATGGGGGACGAAGATCTTCAACTACGGCCGCAACGAGGTGCGCAACTTCCTTGTCGCCTCGGCCCTCTGCTGGTGCCGCCGCTACCACGTCGACGGTTTCCGCGTCGACGCCGTCGCCTCCATGCTCTACCTCGACTACTCCCGCGAAATGGGGCAGTGGACGCCCAACCGCTACGGCGGCCGGGAGAATCTCGAGGCCGTCGATTTTCTGCGCCACTTCCACGACGTCCTGAGCGAGGAGTTCCCCGACGTCTTCACCGTCGCCGAGGAGAGCACGGCCTGGCCCGGCGTCAGCCGCCCCACGTCGCTGGGGGGGCTCGGGTTCACCTTCAAGTGGAACATGGGCTGGATGCACGACGTCTTGACCTACTTCGGCCTCGACCCGCTCTACCGGTCCTACCGTCACGAGAACCTGACTTTCGGCCTCCTCTACGCCTTCAGCGAGCGCTACGTCCTCCCCCTCTCCCACGACGAGGTGGTTCACCTGAAGGGCTCCCTCTGGAGACGCATGGCCGGCGACGGCTGGCGCAAGGCGGCCCAGATGAGGCTTCTTCTGGCCTTCATGACGGCCTATCCGGGCAAGAAGCTTCTCTTCATGGGCGGCGAGTTCGGCCAGGAGGGGGAATGGAACCACGACGGCGAGCTCGATTGGCCGTCGCTGCAGAACCCTCTCCACGAGGGGATCCGCCTCTGCTGCCGCGACCTTCTGAGCCTTTACGGAGAGGAGAAGGCCCTCTGGGAGCAGGACCACGTCTGGGCCGGGTTCTCCTGGATCGACTGCGAGGACCGCTCCCAGAGCGTTCTCTCCTGGGTCCGCAGCGACGGGGAGGGTCATCCCGTCGTCTTCGTCGGCAACTTCACGCCCGAAATCCGCCGCGGCTACCGCATGGGCCTCCCGACGGGAGGCCCATGGAAGGAGCGCTTCAACAGCGACGCCGCCTGGTACGGAGGGAGTTCCGTCGGCAATCTGGGCCGCGTCGAGGCCGAGGATCGCCCCTTTCACGGCCGAAGCGCCTCGGCCGTCCTGACTCTGCCTCCTCTGGGCGGACTGATCCTAACGCCCGAGAGTTCCGAGTAG
- a CDS encoding ABC transporter permease — translation MRAFLVRRRRQILVTLALLSVWGLFLLASPTAFSKAPIYRSFMSTIPVTLVLTLGMTLLVVLGEMDLSFPSVSAAAAYLFAFLYAKAGWPPPAAFGAALLSGAAMGLVNGFLVVRVGVPSIIATIGTQFFWRGLILLLADGLAISLSSIRGDWLQTLFVGRLCLWEIPAQALWGLAVALLLALLLNRHPFGDALLFIGDNGKTAEMMGLPVARIRIGAFVIMGLLSAFAGLLATLELNNWWPTQGEGYMLLVFAAVFVGGTSAYGGEGTIYGSFVGAVLIGIIEAGLVSSGFVGFWTRLVHGLVIILSVSAYALMAKRRGG, via the coding sequence ATGAGGGCCTTTCTCGTCCGCCGCAGGCGGCAGATTCTCGTCACCCTGGCCCTCCTCTCCGTCTGGGGCCTTTTCCTCCTGGCCAGCCCCACGGCCTTCTCCAAGGCCCCGATCTACCGCTCCTTCATGTCGACCATCCCCGTGACGCTGGTGCTCACCCTGGGCATGACGCTGCTCGTCGTCCTGGGCGAGATGGACCTGAGCTTTCCCTCCGTCTCGGCGGCGGCGGCCTACCTTTTCGCCTTCCTCTACGCCAAGGCGGGCTGGCCCCCTCCGGCGGCCTTCGGAGCCGCCCTCCTTTCGGGGGCGGCCATGGGCCTCGTCAACGGCTTTCTCGTCGTCAGAGTCGGCGTCCCCTCCATCATCGCCACCATCGGCACCCAGTTCTTCTGGCGGGGGCTCATTCTTCTTTTGGCCGACGGCCTGGCCATCTCCCTCTCGTCGATCCGGGGCGACTGGCTCCAGACGCTTTTCGTCGGCCGTCTCTGCCTCTGGGAGATCCCCGCCCAGGCCCTCTGGGGACTGGCCGTGGCCCTTCTGCTTGCCCTTCTTCTCAACCGCCACCCCTTCGGCGACGCCCTGCTTTTCATCGGCGACAACGGCAAGACGGCCGAGATGATGGGCCTTCCCGTCGCCAGGATCCGCATCGGCGCCTTCGTGATCATGGGGCTTCTTTCGGCCTTCGCCGGTCTTCTGGCGACGCTGGAGCTCAACAACTGGTGGCCCACTCAGGGCGAGGGCTACATGCTTCTCGTCTTCGCCGCCGTCTTCGTCGGCGGCACCTCGGCCTACGGCGGAGAGGGGACGATATACGGCTCTTTCGTCGGGGCCGTCCTCATCGGCATCATCGAGGCCGGCCTGGTCAGCTCGGGCTTCGTCGGCTTCTGGACGCGCCTCGTCCACGGGCTGGTCATCATCCTCTCCGTCTCGGCCTACGCCCTGATGGCGAAAAGGCGGGGAGGCTGA
- a CDS encoding ATP-binding cassette domain-containing protein: protein MEPIVSMRGITKSFGPVRALEGVDLDLRRGEVLALLGDNGAGKSTLIKILSGLHVADSGTMEIAGNPVDWKGYDVAAARRLGVETVYQERSLGEKQPLWRNVFVGRHLKTKLGLIDAKREKEETRKLLADVLGLKGAGLHPEARVATLSGGERQGLAIARAMYFDATIIVLDEPTTALGVGEAGKVLSFVERLRDEGRSCLFVSHELHHVHRIADRMALMEQGRIASVFERSEIGLKELAERLLLGHEGRR, encoded by the coding sequence ATGGAACCGATCGTTTCCATGAGAGGCATCACCAAATCCTTCGGGCCCGTCAGGGCCCTCGAGGGCGTCGATCTCGACCTCCGCCGAGGCGAGGTCCTGGCCCTGCTGGGCGACAACGGCGCCGGAAAATCGACGCTGATCAAGATTCTCTCGGGCCTTCACGTCGCCGATTCGGGGACGATGGAGATCGCCGGAAACCCCGTCGACTGGAAGGGCTACGACGTGGCGGCCGCCCGCCGTCTCGGCGTCGAGACCGTCTACCAGGAGCGCTCCCTGGGCGAGAAGCAGCCCCTGTGGCGCAACGTCTTCGTCGGACGGCACCTGAAGACGAAGCTGGGCCTGATCGACGCGAAACGGGAAAAGGAGGAGACGCGCAAGCTTCTGGCCGACGTGCTGGGCCTCAAGGGCGCCGGCCTGCACCCCGAGGCCCGCGTGGCGACCCTTTCGGGCGGCGAGCGCCAGGGGCTGGCCATCGCCCGGGCCATGTACTTCGACGCGACCATCATCGTCCTCGACGAGCCGACGACGGCTCTGGGCGTCGGCGAGGCCGGGAAGGTCCTCTCCTTCGTCGAACGCCTCCGCGACGAGGGGCGCTCCTGCCTTTTCGTCAGCCACGAGCTGCACCACGTCCACCGCATCGCCGACCGCATGGCCCTCATGGAGCAGGGACGGATCGCCTCCGTCTTCGAACGGTCGGAGATCGGCCTCAAGGAGCTGGCCGAAAGGCTCCTGCTGGGCCACGAGGGGCGGCGATGA
- a CDS encoding sugar ABC transporter substrate-binding protein → MMKKVTGMIALVALTAGMAFADAEPSGKGMKVWFDGGGSPGEPYTTIVVNGAKQAAADLGVDLTLVYSDWNAEKMLENFKNGLAAAPTGFVVMGHPGDDAFEPLVDEAFSKGMIVTAVDTELPRLQGKYQSRGFGYVGPDGWKQGEDMAREILRRKAFKPGDKAFVWGLKRLESRGRRARAMLAVFEEAGLKVDYLEISDEINKDVSLGAPVLTGYLAANPDCRLVVIDHGGLTGQMENFLRAAGLKPGDLYATGFSLNPATAAAIESGYLNLVSEAQPYLMGYFGVLQIVQTAKYGFGGLSIDTGGGYVSAENIASVAPLAKEGIR, encoded by the coding sequence ATGATGAAGAAAGTGACGGGAATGATCGCACTCGTGGCTCTGACGGCGGGGATGGCCTTCGCCGACGCGGAACCCAGCGGCAAGGGGATGAAGGTCTGGTTCGACGGCGGCGGCTCCCCCGGCGAGCCCTACACGACGATCGTCGTCAACGGGGCCAAGCAGGCCGCCGCCGATCTCGGCGTCGACCTCACCCTCGTCTATTCCGACTGGAACGCCGAGAAAATGCTGGAGAACTTCAAGAACGGGCTCGCCGCCGCTCCCACCGGTTTCGTCGTCATGGGCCACCCCGGCGACGACGCCTTCGAGCCCCTCGTCGACGAGGCCTTTTCCAAGGGGATGATCGTCACGGCCGTCGATACGGAACTGCCCCGCCTCCAGGGCAAATACCAGTCCCGCGGCTTCGGCTACGTCGGTCCCGACGGGTGGAAGCAGGGCGAGGACATGGCCCGCGAGATCCTGCGCCGCAAGGCCTTCAAGCCGGGCGACAAGGCCTTCGTCTGGGGTCTCAAGCGCCTCGAGAGCCGGGGACGGCGGGCCCGGGCCATGCTTGCGGTCTTCGAGGAGGCCGGGCTCAAGGTGGACTACCTGGAGATCTCCGACGAGATCAACAAGGACGTCTCTCTGGGCGCCCCCGTCCTGACGGGCTACCTGGCCGCCAACCCCGACTGCAGGCTCGTCGTCATCGATCACGGCGGCCTCACGGGCCAGATGGAGAATTTCCTCCGCGCCGCGGGCCTCAAGCCAGGCGATCTCTACGCCACAGGCTTCAGCCTCAATCCGGCCACGGCGGCGGCCATCGAGAGCGGCTATCTCAATCTCGTCTCCGAGGCCCAGCCCTACCTCATGGGCTATTTCGGCGTCCTCCAGATCGTCCAGACGGCCAAGTACGGCTTCGGCGGCCTCTCCATCGACACGGGCGGCGGCTATGTCTCGGCCGAGAACATCGCCTCCGTGGCCCCTCTGGCCAAGGAGGGCATCCGCTGA
- a CDS encoding double-cubane-cluster-containing anaerobic reductase, translated as MDPVAALVDEVRRHGDDGILEIKEAHERGRVVVGTYCGYMPWEIVDAAGALSVSLCARSDEAIPAAEEHLPRNLCPLVKASYGHALRGSCPYFYFCDFVIAETTCDGKKKMYELMDAVKPIHLVQIPQRPDRPEDGALLRAEFAKVRARMEEATGRPVTDGAIAASIALRNRERRALTAFWELSLRPDPPLTGLEMQQITDYVQNRFDKESAIAWLESATARLAGARPERDLSTRPRLLVTGCPLGGVMKTIEALEGAGGLVVCYENCGGQKETIRPVEEGADVMDVLAEKYLAIGCSVMSPNPHRMEALKFLVDRYRVDGVVEVLLTACHTYAVESHSVRRLVHSLGKGYLAVETDYSPGDREQLATRMGAFVEML; from the coding sequence ATGGACCCCGTGGCGGCCCTCGTCGACGAGGTCCGCCGACACGGCGACGACGGCATTCTGGAGATCAAGGAGGCCCACGAGAGGGGGCGCGTCGTCGTCGGCACCTACTGCGGCTACATGCCCTGGGAGATCGTCGACGCGGCGGGGGCCCTTTCGGTCAGTCTCTGCGCCCGCAGCGACGAGGCCATTCCGGCGGCGGAGGAGCACCTCCCCCGCAATCTCTGTCCCCTCGTGAAGGCCAGCTACGGCCACGCCCTTCGGGGAAGCTGCCCCTACTTCTACTTCTGCGATTTCGTCATCGCCGAGACGACCTGCGACGGCAAGAAGAAGATGTACGAGCTCATGGATGCCGTCAAGCCCATCCACCTCGTCCAGATCCCCCAGAGGCCCGACAGGCCCGAGGACGGCGCCCTTCTGAGGGCCGAGTTCGCCAAGGTGCGGGCCCGGATGGAAGAGGCGACGGGAAGGCCCGTCACGGACGGGGCCATCGCCGCCTCCATCGCCCTGCGCAACCGGGAGAGGAGGGCCCTGACGGCCTTCTGGGAGCTGTCTCTCCGTCCCGATCCTCCCCTGACGGGGCTCGAGATGCAGCAGATCACCGATTACGTCCAGAATCGTTTCGACAAGGAATCGGCCATCGCCTGGCTGGAATCGGCGACGGCAAGACTCGCCGGGGCCCGGCCCGAAAGGGATCTTTCGACCCGGCCCAGGCTTCTCGTCACAGGCTGCCCCCTGGGCGGCGTCATGAAGACTATCGAGGCCCTGGAGGGCGCGGGCGGCCTCGTCGTCTGCTACGAAAACTGCGGCGGCCAGAAGGAGACGATCCGCCCCGTCGAGGAAGGCGCCGACGTGATGGACGTCCTGGCCGAGAAGTACCTGGCCATCGGCTGTTCCGTCATGAGCCCCAACCCGCACCGCATGGAAGCCTTGAAGTTCCTCGTCGATCGCTATAGAGTCGACGGGGTGGTCGAGGTCCTTCTCACGGCCTGCCACACCTACGCCGTCGAGAGTCATTCCGTCCGCAGGCTTGTCCATTCCCTCGGCAAGGGCTATCTCGCCGTCGAGACCGACTATTCTCCCGGCGACAGGGAGCAGTTGGCCACCCGCATGGGCGCCTTCGTCGAGATGCTCTGA
- a CDS encoding acyl-CoA dehydratase activase, protein MLFLFLKERGIISRRSIGVDIGSVGAKGVLFDGGVAATALLPTGWDIEETGQDLLSALTGGQRDGAVPLVATGYGRNAVAGADRKVTEITCHGRGVRFLAPQARTVLDIGGQDSKVIRLDETGNVIDFAMNDRCAAGTGRFLQMMAHSLGYGLDGVRSLPPDGEVQPLSSMCAVFAETEVVAHIARGVAREALLRGILQAIASRSAAMVSKTGLTEPLFFSGGLSRVTGLAALIGRELRTDVIVHDRAPLAGALGAALIAWEAA, encoded by the coding sequence ATGTTATTCCTTTTCCTGAAGGAGAGAGGTATCATTTCCCGACGATCGATCGGCGTCGACATAGGGTCCGTGGGGGCCAAGGGCGTGCTTTTTGACGGAGGAGTCGCCGCCACGGCCCTTCTCCCCACGGGATGGGACATCGAAGAGACGGGTCAGGACCTTCTGTCGGCCCTGACGGGAGGCCAGAGGGACGGCGCCGTCCCCCTCGTCGCCACCGGGTACGGACGGAACGCCGTCGCGGGAGCCGACAGGAAGGTCACGGAGATCACCTGTCACGGACGGGGCGTCCGCTTTCTGGCCCCTCAGGCCCGGACCGTTCTCGATATCGGCGGCCAGGACAGCAAGGTGATCCGCCTCGACGAAACGGGCAACGTGATCGATTTCGCCATGAACGATCGGTGCGCCGCAGGGACGGGGCGCTTTCTGCAGATGATGGCCCACTCTCTGGGCTACGGGCTCGATGGGGTCCGGTCTCTTCCCCCCGACGGCGAGGTTCAGCCCCTGTCGAGCATGTGCGCCGTCTTCGCCGAGACGGAGGTGGTGGCCCACATCGCCCGCGGCGTCGCACGGGAGGCCCTGCTCCGCGGCATCCTGCAGGCCATCGCCTCCCGGTCGGCGGCCATGGTGTCCAAAACGGGGCTGACGGAGCCGCTCTTCTTCTCGGGAGGACTCTCGCGCGTCACCGGACTGGCCGCCCTCATCGGCAGGGAGCTGAGAACGGACGTGATCGTCCATGACCGGGCCCCCCTGGCCGGCGCCCTCGGCGCGGCTCTCATCGCCTGGGAGGCGGCCTGA
- a CDS encoding ISNCY family transposase: protein MVLSLVKRTGKMSLMTTRRDLLMKTKEARRLGLVEEAVAGNLTVQEVADRLGLSRRQVFRLKRRYREEGAQGLLHKGRGKPSRRRICQETRDFVVSLAKGLYRDTSCQHMAELLAEEHDLVLSAKSIARFLRAENLSLVHRHRAPKRRSRRVRRSRRGDLVQMDASPFDWFEIGERCTLHGVIDDATGEVLGLWMARNECLFGYFRVLRQMLDRHGVPRELYADRHTIFLSPKSEKLTIKEELEDSAPVTQFGRALEALGTRYVPAGSPQAKGRIERLWGTLQDRLVVAFRRAGVKTIEEANVLLAAYPGEVHNPRFARPPAEGASAFLPPPDGPALDLLLTRQTDRKASGDSTISLDGKQYALIGPRRRPLLLARGQAVKVIEKLDGKLLALVHDGLYDLAAVDKEPPATPPPVIETKTGTPCKTKKQRKPAADHPWRQNPAPPAAAVGTEQGTGSPP, encoded by the coding sequence ATGGTATTGTCACTCGTGAAGAGGACAGGGAAAATGTCACTTATGACGACCAGGAGAGACCTACTCATGAAGACAAAAGAAGCAAGGCGCTTGGGGTTGGTGGAAGAGGCTGTCGCGGGCAACCTGACGGTTCAGGAGGTGGCCGATCGGCTCGGTCTGAGCCGCCGTCAGGTCTTTCGGCTCAAACGACGCTACCGGGAAGAAGGAGCGCAGGGGCTCCTGCACAAGGGACGAGGCAAACCGTCCCGGCGCAGAATCTGTCAGGAGACACGGGATTTCGTCGTCAGTCTGGCCAAGGGTCTTTACAGGGATACGAGCTGTCAGCACATGGCCGAACTCCTTGCCGAAGAGCATGATCTCGTGCTGAGCGCCAAGAGCATCGCCCGTTTCCTTCGCGCGGAGAACCTGTCCCTCGTTCATCGCCACCGGGCCCCGAAGCGGCGTTCCCGCAGGGTCCGACGGTCCCGACGAGGCGATCTGGTCCAGATGGACGCCTCTCCTTTCGATTGGTTCGAGATCGGTGAGCGTTGCACTCTCCACGGCGTGATTGACGATGCCACAGGAGAGGTCCTCGGTCTGTGGATGGCCAGGAATGAGTGCCTCTTCGGCTACTTCCGCGTGCTCCGTCAGATGCTTGATCGCCACGGCGTGCCTCGCGAGCTTTACGCCGACCGCCACACCATCTTCCTTTCTCCCAAGTCGGAAAAACTGACGATCAAGGAGGAGCTGGAGGACTCGGCGCCTGTAACCCAGTTCGGCCGCGCTCTGGAGGCTCTCGGAACTCGCTATGTCCCTGCAGGGTCTCCCCAGGCGAAGGGGCGGATCGAAAGGCTCTGGGGAACTCTTCAGGATCGTCTCGTCGTCGCCTTCCGACGGGCCGGAGTGAAAACGATCGAAGAGGCCAACGTCCTGCTCGCCGCCTACCCGGGAGAGGTCCATAACCCGAGGTTCGCTCGTCCTCCCGCAGAGGGGGCATCTGCCTTTCTCCCTCCGCCGGACGGCCCCGCTCTCGATCTCCTCCTGACTCGCCAGACCGACCGGAAGGCCTCGGGAGACTCGACGATTTCCCTCGACGGAAAACAGTACGCCCTGATAGGCCCCCGCAGACGCCCCCTGCTTCTTGCCAGAGGACAGGCGGTCAAGGTCATCGAGAAGCTCGACGGGAAACTCCTGGCTCTTGTCCATGACGGGCTCTACGATCTCGCAGCCGTCGACAAAGAGCCCCCTGCGACTCCCCCGCCTGTCATCGAGACGAAGACAGGCACTCCATGCAAAACGAAGAAGCAGAGGAAGCCGGCGGCAGACCATCCCTGGCGACAGAATCCCGCTCCTCCTGCCGCGGCGGTCGGCACCGAGCAAGGGACGGGTTCCCCTCCCTAG
- a CDS encoding pyridoxal phosphate-dependent aminotransferase, whose translation MLDKNENPFSLPPSPREELRQVLCQTALNRYPDGPSTRLRTRLADYLGVDPSRIMAGNGGDELLYLLFIAFAKPGGTVLTLEPSFSEYRHLSKIFRQEQRTLALRFDGSSVSLDEEAFIDAMALLSPSLILLDSPNNPTGLSLSETFLQRVVDLAPCPVVVDEAYVEFADRSLVDRYRKEEHWPSNLVVLRTLSKAWGLAGLRLGYVVAGEEILSSLEAVRPPYNVNALSQEAGQIVLGYREWMESRVFSLRYIRDHFIQEVNRLDGWTAYGSSSNFVLLQSPLSREALEALLDSEKICVKFPEIPSSENTFVRVTIGKEEEMGSLLSLLRSYEEIVPLSTAAQA comes from the coding sequence TTGCTCGACAAAAACGAGAACCCCTTTTCCCTCCCTCCCTCGCCGCGCGAGGAGCTGCGCCAAGTTCTCTGCCAGACGGCCCTCAATCGCTATCCTGACGGACCCTCGACTCGGCTTCGCACCCGCCTCGCCGACTACCTGGGCGTCGATCCCTCTCGGATCATGGCTGGCAATGGAGGCGACGAGCTGCTCTATCTCCTTTTCATCGCCTTCGCCAAGCCAGGAGGAACGGTTCTCACCCTGGAGCCCTCCTTCTCCGAATACCGCCACCTATCGAAAATCTTCCGTCAGGAACAGAGAACTCTCGCTCTACGCTTCGACGGCTCTTCCGTCTCGCTCGACGAGGAGGCCTTCATCGACGCCATGGCGCTCCTATCCCCGTCTCTTATCCTCCTCGACAGCCCCAACAACCCGACGGGGCTCAGCCTGAGCGAAACCTTCCTTCAGCGCGTCGTCGATCTGGCTCCCTGTCCCGTCGTCGTCGATGAGGCCTACGTGGAGTTCGCCGACAGGTCTCTCGTCGACAGGTATCGAAAGGAAGAGCACTGGCCGTCGAACCTCGTCGTCCTTCGCACTCTCTCCAAGGCCTGGGGGCTGGCCGGACTTCGTCTCGGTTATGTCGTCGCGGGAGAGGAGATTCTCTCTTCCCTCGAGGCCGTCCGCCCTCCCTACAATGTGAATGCCCTCTCTCAGGAGGCCGGCCAGATCGTGCTGGGCTATCGGGAGTGGATGGAAAGTCGGGTCTTCAGTCTTCGCTACATTCGGGACCACTTTATCCAGGAGGTCAACCGCCTTGACGGGTGGACAGCCTACGGAAGTTCCTCCAATTTCGTCCTCCTCCAGTCTCCTCTGAGCCGCGAGGCCCTGGAGGCCTTGCTCGATTCCGAGAAGATCTGCGTCAAATTCCCCGAAATTCCCTCTTCGGAGAACACCTTCGTCCGGGTGACTATAGGCAAAGAGGAGGAGATGGGAAGCCTTCTCTCCCTTCTCCGGAGCTACGAGGAAATCGTCCCCCTGTCCACGGCGGCCCAGGCCTGA
- a CDS encoding YerC/YecD family TrpR-related protein, translating into MTEKWKDRLTDQLCQSFLALKDSAEVYSFLEDIATIGEIRALSQRLEVARLLSEGHTYPQIAQQTGASTATISRVKKFLEYGADGYKLVLERIKEDAADVPS; encoded by the coding sequence GTGACGGAGAAGTGGAAAGACAGGTTAACCGACCAGCTGTGTCAGTCCTTTTTGGCCCTGAAGGACAGCGCCGAAGTTTACAGTTTTCTGGAGGACATCGCCACTATCGGTGAGATCCGGGCACTGTCTCAACGGCTGGAGGTGGCCCGCCTTCTCAGCGAGGGGCATACCTATCCCCAGATCGCTCAGCAGACGGGAGCCAGCACGGCAACGATCAGCCGAGTCAAAAAATTTCTGGAGTATGGAGCGGACGGCTACAAACTCGTCTTGGAACGCATCAAAGAGGACGCCGCGGACGTTCCGAGCTGA
- a CDS encoding DUF362 domain-containing protein codes for MRSPYRVGAARCLSYEPAEVEAALALALERAGGLPSLSGEVLLKANLLAPRAPEEAVTTHPALLGALADLILPGAARVTVADSPGYIFVHQWETLFRQTGLDVLREKGVVLRPLIDDGLVEVAVDGLSLSRARVARLFLESDHVVNVAKLKTHVETEMTGCMKNLFGIADTATRKAAHRSPSLERLAQGVIDLFGIREPDFNVLDAVDSMEGDGPSRGRPVRTGWIFAGANALAVDAVASRLMGYENPWKIPLLAAAAGRGMGPRGREEIDLEGSEWGELAHHGFCRSSPRVRWIPTALRGWAHSLVSLRPELDPSLCTGCSICTRVCPVDALTMKSGKPVIDEASCVRCLCCHEMCPEGAMKVRRNWISRLI; via the coding sequence TTGAGATCGCCTTATCGCGTCGGTGCTGCCCGATGTCTCTCCTACGAACCGGCCGAGGTCGAGGCGGCCCTTGCCCTTGCCCTGGAGCGGGCCGGGGGACTGCCGTCCCTTTCGGGGGAGGTGCTCCTCAAGGCGAATCTGCTCGCCCCCCGGGCGCCGGAGGAGGCCGTCACGACCCATCCGGCCCTTCTTGGGGCTTTGGCCGATCTCATTCTCCCCGGGGCGGCCCGCGTTACCGTCGCCGACAGCCCGGGATACATTTTCGTCCACCAGTGGGAGACCCTTTTCCGCCAGACGGGCCTCGACGTGCTTCGAGAAAAAGGCGTCGTCCTGCGTCCCCTCATCGACGACGGCCTCGTCGAGGTTGCCGTCGACGGCCTCTCCCTGTCGCGGGCCCGAGTGGCGCGGCTTTTCCTGGAATCGGATCACGTCGTCAACGTGGCCAAGCTGAAGACTCACGTCGAGACGGAGATGACGGGCTGCATGAAGAATCTCTTCGGCATCGCCGACACGGCGACACGCAAGGCCGCTCATCGTTCCCCCTCTCTGGAGAGGCTGGCTCAGGGCGTGATCGACCTCTTCGGTATCAGAGAGCCCGATTTCAACGTTCTCGACGCCGTTGATTCCATGGAGGGCGACGGACCCTCCAGAGGAAGGCCCGTCCGTACGGGATGGATCTTCGCCGGGGCCAACGCGCTGGCCGTCGATGCCGTCGCCTCTCGCCTCATGGGCTACGAAAATCCCTGGAAAATCCCCCTTCTGGCCGCTGCCGCGGGAAGAGGGATGGGTCCCCGAGGACGGGAGGAGATCGACCTCGAGGGAAGCGAGTGGGGGGAACTGGCTCATCACGGGTTCTGCCGATCGTCGCCGCGAGTCCGTTGGATCCCCACGGCCCTTCGAGGTTGGGCTCACAGTCTGGTCTCCTTGAGGCCCGAGCTGGATCCTTCCCTCTGTACAGGCTGTTCGATCTGTACCCGCGTCTGTCCCGTCGATGCCCTGACCATGAAATCGGGGAAACCGGTCATCGATGAAGCGAGCTGCGTCCGTTGTCTCTGTTGCCACGAAATGTGCCCCGAGGGAGCCATGAAAGTCCGTCGCAACTGGATCAGCCGTCTGATCTGA